The region AACTTCAACAAAATCTTGAGGGGGAAGAAACTTGGTATATGTGTCTGTATTCAGATTGAGCGAGATAATCACAATTTTCTTAGCATTCTCACGGACCAACAAGTTAATAGTATCATTCAAATACACAGCTTCACTAAGAAACCTGCATCTGGGAACATAGTCCCATTTCTGTAAAGGACCCATGTGAGGAAGTTTAATAATTTTCAGAACATTACTGCATAAACTAAATATTTCCAACTTGTTTGACTCGAAAAGCACAATCTTATAAGTATCAGTTGAATTATCATAACCAAATGACAACCCGTGAATCCTCGGAAGGGATTGTTGAGCAAATCTAGTAGAGAATAGCCTTGAATGGAATTGTTGAACAAATTTGTTAGACAATGTGTTAGTGGCTGGGTTCCATAACTGAAACAAGAATTTTCGAGGAAACTTTGTCATATGCAATAGAAGAAAACAGAATAATCCATTGCAGGAACCAATGAATTGGTATTGATAGTCGGGATCGGATGGGAAGTAGTTTTTGGTGGAACTGATTACGGAAGGATTGCTTAGTAAAGTATTAAGCGAGAAGAAGGGTAGGATATAAGAACCCCGAGACATGCACAGGATTTGTGTGTTTTTCTTGGATTGTTCAAGATGTATTTTGATGAATTTTGGATCGGAGATGAAAGTGTTCCATGCTTTACTCACGCATTTCAATTGCATCAAAGATTTAACCGGAAGGTATGATAGGATTTGTACTATGAGTTCTTCCGGGAGGAACACTAGCGACTTTATCCTAGTGCGCTTGGATTTACGTGACTCGGCGTTACGGCGATTCATGAGAATTTACGGCAGGGTTTTTGAAAGCAGAACCCTAAACGTGTGTATTTGAGGCTCTAAAACTATGGTTGGTGTATTCTTGTTCATTTAAATAGGGTTATTTATTTGGGTTTAACAAAACAGGGTTATTTCTTTCTTCAATTTTAAtaggttttttttcttctttttgatgttttttttttttaatatggaaTTTAGTGGTGTTATCTTGAACAACCAACATACAAACTCACCTCTTTTCGaactatattaaataaaaattattggcTTTAAGAAGTATTTTCTCGGTCTTAAACTATAagatattttagatattttaggtGAATTAAGAAGCCGAATTAATTTTGCATGAGAAAGATAAATtatgtattattttataatattgtcttttattaattacatataaaaagcaatttaaaaaatgaaaagaaataataataataataataataataataataataataatgatgaagggtatattgaaaaaaatatcatcattgttgcattagaattataatatgactaggggtggaaataggccgaACCGAGTGAGGTTTTAGCAAGTCTGAGTTTGATCTTCTAAAAAATTTAAAGTCTAAGTTTGGTCTGTATCTATCAAAGGTTTATTATTTTGGCATTAATATGGTCTTTTTGAAAGTCTGATTGACCAATTAGCCTACTTAAAAAATACAATGAGACTAAGTGTTTGTTTCCATTAACTTATCTGAGCTTATCTAGTAATATAAATTTTAGGAGATAACTTGTTTGAGATAATTTATGAAAACACCTTATAATATTATTCTTAGGATTTgtttaaacttatttttataagttcttcaaaataacaaagtttaaattttgtattttaacTAAACGTACACCCGCACGATGTACGGATaagttttattaaattattaatagtaAATAGTCtagtttaaattaataatttaaaataatgatataaattaggaataatttaatagtttgcatgttataaaaaataacaatgtaaattaacaaaaatgaaaaataaatcatAGTGAAAATCAATTgagtaaaaatagtaaaattaatggATTTAGATCCTCTCCTGTGTCATCTCTACTGCTGCCCATGCTGCCTTCATCTAAGCCATTTATtcatcatctttctctctctttaaaccaaatttattttattttattgatttgtaTTGATTCTGGGCCATTAGATCAAGCAGCAAAGGCATAGCTGCAGACATTGGCAGCAGAGGATCCATTTTCAAAATTAATaggtaaaaaatattaaaaacgtTGTCATTGTTATTATTGGTATAAAATAATTCATATGCTAATTAACaactaataaatttaaaaataaatgtagATGTTATAGGTGGTATCATAGTAAATTATGAGTTTCTAAAAATAATAactattagtttttatttttagggtctgtttggtaaaaatagcggttgactgataagctagctgatagcttatggctgatgactgatggctgatgactgatggctgatgactgatgacttatagcttataacggatggttgagactgatagcttataagctcattaaagtgtttggtaaaattaacgtttcaaatttcaattaacttataaatgtaaaatgacaaaaagatatttaatatataattattttattttaaattaaaataaattataatagttaaaaatggattttaattaaaataataaggataaaaaaataataagctataagacataagctaaaacgctatttgaaatagcgtctggaaaataagctataagctagtaaaataagctataagctcatgatgaaaagaccgttaccaaacgggtctaaattatcatatgagcttataagacataagacataagacataagctcgaAAATAAGTCTTCCCAAACAGAGCCTTAGTTTGCATTTtagtaattttaaattatttagtatcattgcctattaaaaaaattaatatttgatttaTGATCCGACAAAAATCTATATTATTTTAAGTTAATTCatagataaaacaaaaataaaaaatagcactaatttaattgaattagaagAGCCACttaattgatgaaattttgatcaAAATATATCGTAAAATTTTATACTACAATTATTTGATCAAAGCCTATTCATGATAAAATATAAGATTTGTACTTCTTTATTTCTCAAAAGACTGAATACAAAAAAGCAAAAGTAGTAAAATTGAGCAAAAGTCAATAATTAGGAGttcaatcaattttaattaaaaacaatagAAGAATGGGAAAGAAATGATCTATATAGACTtgtgaatgaaaagaaaaaaataaaataataaatttgaataAGAGATCAGTGACTTTGGGGTTGTTCGTATGGAAAATAATGGGCAAGCTAATATCATCGGAATGGGAAATTTTTGTGTCGAAACTAGCAATGAGACTACTCTAGTTCTCAAAGGTGTGAAACACATTTTGGAACTTTGATTCAATCTTTTATCCGTTGGAAAGTTGGATAATGAAGGATATTATAGTTCTTTTCGTGCAATAAATGGAAGTTAAAGAGAGGCTCAATGGTGATTTCTAAAGGAAAAAGGAATTCCAACTTGTATGACGCCCAACTTGGGATTTCAAAGTGCTACATCAACACTTGTTTCAAAGTGCTATATCACCTACAATCACATAacagatactaaaaggaagagtccccccttaccttgattCAAAGTCTTGAaagttcttcctcttctcttctcttttacGTGTTCTTATTCTTTCTCCTCTTTTTGCCTTTTTGACTCCTTTTTCACAATttcctctattttatgaaaaatagaaattatcttaagtaaaaggcctaaccatcacaccccctctttactaactacaacttaagcccaatagctctttaTTCCACAATCTCTCAATAAttccattaattaattaactccattaattaatttctaaatttcagaataaataaatgaataggaaatatggggtgttacactaggAACCAtggcctataagctttgactccttcaaggTATCCCACGAACACACATCTTAGAGCTCTAGTTTCGactttgtcttgcctaatgtgagcataggctacgcaaccAAGTACTCTTTTGTCGAGATCAgatggatgtcccgaccaaacttcttcaggtgtcttcatatctaacgcagtCGCAGGACATATGTTTATCatatatgttgttgtcgaaacagcctctTCCCAAAACTCCTTCTTTAACCCAGCACTAGTtaacatgcatctaactctttCTAAAATGGTTcaattaaatctttcagccaaaccattttgttggggaatacctgcagtagttctatgccttgcaatactagaGGCTGCACAGAAACTGTTGAACGCTTCATTGCagaattcaaggccattgtcggttctcaacctcttgacctttctgtcagtctgattttcgactagagtcttccaacttttgaaattctcaaaagcttcatccttagtcttctgggtGAATAACCATAACTTTTTGGAATAagcatcaactatggatagaaaataccttgctcctgaatgtgatggacaccttgtaggccccaaagatcagcatggatgtaatcaagggatccatgtgttctttgtttgcctttatagaacttcactctgcaagattttccaagtatacAGAGTTTACAAAACTTTGGCTTTTTGACTTTGTCCCCACCAAACAGATTTTGTTTCCCCAATTAGTAGTGCATATATATGTCAAGTGGACAAAATGAGTTGGACCCCAAGGAGTGCCCAAATTTGTAGTTGAGTGAGAACACACTACCATGAAAAATAACACACATGCACGCCGCCGCCGCCATCTATCTGGTCGCGTGCTTGGGCTTGAGCTTGGGCTCTGATCCAATAGtgtttttggtactagaaatgatataaattgtttaaaacatattatttaatattaattaattttaatgatcgTGTGTGatgtaaattaattaattagtaataaattaattaatttaaatcacaCACGATCATTAATGATCCTGGAGCTTTACCGAGACTTCACCTTGCCTACCATGCTACCTCGTCTGACCCGATAAACAAGTAAAAGCTGGAGCGGTTATCTTGGTGACCAACAAGTAATGGGTCAGTTCCCCTCCACTCTCCCCACGATTTTCTCTTCAATCGGGTCAGATCCTTGGCTATAAATAACAACCCTTCCATCATTTATTTGCTCCTCACACCAGAGTTCACAATCCAATATCTCTCTTTTCTTTCCTATATTCACtttatctaaatttttttttctattttcgaGTGGCATGCTTGCGCCATCTGCGATAGGTTTATCCATAAATTAAGAGTGATTTCAATACCATTTTTGGTTGGTTCAACACCTACTATAAATGTGTATTTCTAAAACGATCACATAACGTGCAAGTAGTGATCGTATGATTGAACTGAGTTGTTTTATCCTGGATGCGTCGTGGTAGTTAGAACTACTTTACGTTATTTTGGACAATATTGCGAAACATTTTAAAAAGAGCAAATCGTTCCGCGACTCACCCCGATAATTTCTTCTGTGCCTATTATCTAAATACAAAATCAACATAAAGTGATTGTGTAATATCAAATAGAACTCTAAAATTATGTTTTACTTTCAACTTTTAATGCCAAGTAAgtaatatcttattttatttatattattgttgtaaaATTTGTTCACGAAACACTACATAAATATCACAGACCCTGCAATTTCATTTGATATGGCAATTACATTTCAATATTTCAGTGTTGTACCTATTTGGCTTAGTTTATTGGTTTTTCATTTTGGAACAATATAACAATTGTTTATCTTCCTCAAAATCATTTTTAGAATATATTTAACCCCTCGGTTACTGCACAATCATCCAGAAAAACATTTTATTGTTTCAGTTATGTGTATATCTTGCAAGTTGTAAGAGCTTTATTTTTGAGACAACACTGCAGGCATAAGTTAAAACCATATAAATATTTAGCAGTAAATCTGCGTTTtcaaagagataaaaaaaaatccatagGTCCACAAATATTTTACACAAAAAGAGTTCTAAAAGTATAGAATACATAATTCCAACAAGACTATTTCTTCCATTCTTTCTTTCAACCATCTGCATCTGCAAGGACCGTTAATAAACTATAAAACTATGAATAAACATTAGTGTATTAGGGCATATGTTTGAAAATTTTCTAGAGACTAAACTCATAAATATCATTCCACAGATACTGAACTTCCTTTTAATAATATGAAAACCTAAGCCATCATGAGAAGAACAATCTATTATTAAGAAATGGCAATgattttaaaataacataaaccCAAAAAATTAAACAATTGAAGAGGAATTTATTTCAACTCGTCGGAACTAAGCTTTCAACATAATTTTGGTTAACCATCCACAACACTGAACTGTCCATTCTAGttttttctattctattttcaatccAATTATAGACAATCACTTGCAATCCATGGCCATTTGCTGCTTGTACTAGTATGATGCCACTCTCATAAAGGCATAGTGGGGCgagaaaatatttatatttcataTGAATATCAAAATCACTCCCATAAAGGCACCATGGGGATAGAGAATTTTTATATTCTGGGTGAATATTCAAATCCTCATAGCTTATTTTAAGAAATTGAATCCAACACTTTTCCGTTCCAAATTCCGTCATCTTCCATATGATAAAATCGATTTCTTGGGTATGGTGACTAAAATAGAGAGACTCTTCCATCACATGAATAGTTGGCAAGTGAAGTGAAACTTCAACAAAATCTTGAGGAGGAAGCAACTTGCTATATGTGTCGTTACCCAGTTTCAGCGAGATAATCACAATTTGTTTAGCAATCTCTCGCGCCAACAAGTAAATAGTGTCATTCAAATACATAGCTTCACTGAGAAATTTGCGTTTATACGGAACACGATTCAAATGATTTAAAGGAACAGTGTGAGGAAGTTGAATAATTTTCCAAACATTAGAGCCGAAACTAAATATTTCCAACTTGTTGGGACGGAAATACACAAACTTATAAGTATCAGCTGAATTATCATAGCCAAATGAAAACCCGGAAAATCTGAAATAATCGAAATTAGGCATGGTATATATCTTAGATAATGTGTTGGTGGCTGGGTTCCATAACTGAAACCAGGTGTTTTCAGGATAAGTTATCTTATACAATGTAAGAACGAAACAGAATAATCCATTGCAGGAACCAACGAATATGTAGCGGTATTTAGGGTTGTATGGGAAGTAATCTTTGGTGGAATTGATTATGGAAGGATTGTTTAGTAAAGTATTGAGGGGGAAGGGTAGGATATAAGAGCCCAGAGACATGCATAGGATTTGTGTGAGGTTTCTGTTTTTCTTGGAtcgttgaagatgaagtttgatgaaTTGAGGATCGGAGATGAGAGTGTTCCATGATTTACTGACGCATCTGAGTTGTGTCAAAGATTTGGCCGGAAGGTATGATAAGACTTCGGCGACGAGTTCTTCAGGGAGGAATAGGAGCGACATTATGTGCGGTGTTGAAAGTGAAATAGAAAGCAGGATACCACGGTTGTTGTATTATGGTTCATTTAAATAGGCTATTTCTCTAGGTTAAAAAAAATAGGGTTAGTTTCAATAACAGacgaatttaaaaatttaaatagttacttataaatttaaaataaattataattggtGTTTTTTTAATGGGAAACatatattaagtttttttttttttaatcttgatATCCGACGACCGATTAAATTTCAGAGGA is a window of Vicia villosa cultivar HV-30 ecotype Madison, WI unplaced genomic scaffold, Vvil1.0 ctg.005650F_1_1, whole genome shotgun sequence DNA encoding:
- the LOC131642706 gene encoding F-box/kelch-repeat protein At3g23880-like, whose product is MSLLFLPEELVAEVLSYLPAKSLTQLRCVSKSWNTLISDPQFIKLHLQRSKKNRNLTQILCMSLGSYILPFPLNTLLNNPSIINSTKDYFPYNPKYRYIFVGSCNGLFCFVLTLYKITYPENTWFQLWNPATNTLSKIYTMPNFDYFRFSGFSFGYDNSADTYKFVYFRPNKLEIFSFGSNVWKIIQLPHTVPLNHLNRVPYKRKFLSEAMYLNDTIYLLAREIAKQIVIISLKLGNDTYSKLLPPQDFVEVSLHLPTIHVMEESLYFSHHTQEIDFIIWKMTEFGTEKCWIQFLKISYEDLNIHPEYKNSLSPWCLYGSDFDIHMKYKYFLAPLCLYESGIILVQAANGHGLQVIVYNWIENRIEKTRMDSSVLWMVNQNYVESLVPTS
- the LOC131642705 gene encoding F-box/kelch-repeat protein At3g06240-like, which codes for MNRRNAESRKSKRTRIKSLVFLPEELIVQILSYLPVKSLMQLKCVSKAWNTFISDPKFIKIHLEQSKKNTQILCMSRGSYILPFFSLNTLLSNPSVISSTKNYFPSDPDYQYQFIGSCNGLFCFLLLHMTKFPRKFLFQLWNPATNTLSNKFVQQFHSRLFSTRFAQQSLPRIHGLSFGYDNSTDTYKIVLFESNKLEIFSLCSNVLKIIKLPHMGPLQKWDYVPRCRFLSEAVYLNDTINLLVRENAKKIVIISLNLNTDTYTKFLPPQDFVEVIPNLPTIHVLEDSLYFSHHTQKTHFIIWKMKEFGIDKSWTQFLKISYEDLDIHNKYGCSLAPLCLYENCSIALVQGETDGRLQVIVYNWFENRIEKIRMVKRMNWMFNQNYVESLVPTS